The Bacteroides sp. sequence CCGTACCATTTTGACCTGGTTCTTCAGGTTTTTTTGATCAACCATTTCATTTACTTCCTGACCATAGCGGTGCGTTGGAATAAAAATGCTGATACAATGGGGCTCATTCACTTTGGCTAATGCCTTAAATTTTTCTATCGAAATATGATCCATTTATTGTAATATTTTAAATCCATTCTAATAAAGAAAAGAACATGCCAAAGGTTGACCAACAGATCTGCCTATGGCATGTTCTCTCCAGATATTCAGGGCTTTAGCCCGAATAATTTATTAAATAAAAATATAGGGTAGGTCCTTCATGCAGTAAATTTGCTGATCGCTGTATAAAAAAATCCACATACAGATGACCAGGGAAAAACAAGTTGTTATTTAGCTGTTACTACCCCCAAAGCAATGAAAGATCTATTGATTTGAGGGAGGGATCAACGCCCCAAAGGTCTTTAAATTAATCCACCATCACTTCAACCACCACTTCATTGAGCCGGTTGATCAGCTGGTAAGGCGGGTTGTAGCCCAGATAAATGAAATTGTCGGTATGGCTGATGCCTTCACTGTCAAGCATATACCTGAGCCTTTGCGTCATCTCAGCGATCTTACCATCGGAGGCCCAGCCGCTGAAACTGATTGCCGCCATCACCACACCTGGTTTTTCAATGAATTCAATCCCGCTACGGTTGGGTTCCGGAAGGCTCTCGAGGGTGTATTTCGAGGGCATCATAAACTCCATCTCTAATCCTTCTCCCTGGCGCATGGCAACAGGAGAGGTCATCGCAATGCTTTCGTTGCGATCATTACCCCCGAAGATATAAGAGGCCAGCGTGCGAAAGGCAGCGTTAGAGCCCGAACGATAGCCCTCGGTCGCCACCCGGGTGCGTGCAAAAATTGCAGGCTCGTATTGCCTGATTTCAAAACCCTTATATTCGCGAATCACGCTGTAAGGATACTGCTCAGTTCGTCCCGCCCCGCGGGCCGTTCTGACTTGTGATGCTATGACTACCATGGCGACTCCTATTGTTATGATGAGAAATGCTTTCATTTTTTTGTGTGATTTTAAATAATAAACACCCGGCTTGGACTTTTGTTTAATTTTTTATATCAAAAAGTTAAACAAAATCTTTTTTCCCTGTGTTGTTGTATCTTTTGGAATAAATTAAATTGAATTTTTTACCTTGCAGGATGAAATAAAGCCCACAAAGGGAATGGATGGATAAAACTTTTTGATTTGGATTGATCGAGATTGTTATGAAGACCATTGGATTGATCGGGGGTATGAGCTGGGAATCCTCCCTTGAGTATTACCGGCTGATCAACGAAAAGACCAAAGAGCTATTGGGCGGGTTTCATTCCTCTCAGTGCCTGATGTATTCGGTTGATTTTGCTGAAATTGTTGAATTGCAGCATGCAGGGCAGTGGGAAGCCCTGGACGACATAATGGTATATGCTGCAAAGAAACTCGAGGATGCCGGGGCTGATCTCCTGGTATTGTGCACCAATACAATGCACCTGTGCAGCCCTGCCATTAAGGCGCACACCTCTATCCCTTTCCTCCATATCGCAGAAGCTACTGGCGAAGCGATTGTCAGCCAGGGCATCCGCAAGGTGGCATTGCTGGGTACTAAATTTACCATGGAAAAGGATTTCTATAAGGCGACCCTCCAAGATCAGTTTGGGATTGAAACCCTTATACCCAATGAGGAAGAAAGAGATCAGGTCCACCAGGTCATTTATGGCGAACTGGTGAAGGGAAAGATCCTCGATAAATCGAGGGAGACCTTCAAGACCATCATCGGTCGTCTGCAAAGGGAAGGTGCCCGGGGCGTCATCTTGGGCTGTACCGAAATCCCCCTGCTTATCTCTAACACCGATGTGGATATCCCCGTTTTTGATACCACACGCATCCACGCTGAGAAAGCAGTGGAGATGGCAATTAGAGGTGAGAGATGAGATGTGAGAGGTGAGAGTACCATCTTTACAAAAAAGAATCCTTACTCCTCCCTTCAATTCGCGTTATTTCTGTAAGCCCTTGAAAATCTGTGTAATTTTTTTCTTATCCTCCTGTCTTGCTCGTACCTGGGTCGTACCTTCCTCCATTTCATTGAAGGTTGAAAGGACCTTGAAAGGACTTTGGTAAGGCGAGGATCATGCAATTAATTGAAAGGGAAATTGTTACTATCGTTGCCAACTTCCCTTTTTTAAGAAGCGCCGTTTGTCATTCTAAGCGGAAGCAGTGGAGCGTAAAATCCCCCTTATTTAGGATAAGAAACAAACAGTTTTTAGACAGCCTCTGGTTCAGGATCTTGCATGAAAGAAGAAAGTCAAATTCTGTTTCTATTTTGCAGTCATTCCACCATCAATTGAATGAATGGCTCCGGTAATAAAGTTGCTTTCTTCAGAAGCCAGAAACAATACGAGATTTGCTATATCCTCATTTTCGGCATAGCGACCCAGGGGGATCATCTGTTCGAACTGTGATTTGGCATTTTCGGCATCATCAGGGCTAAAGCCTTTCTCGAGGGAGCGCATCATCCGGTTATCAACAGGTGATGGATTAATTGCATTGACTCTTATATTCCTTCCAGCCAACTCCAGGGCCAGCGAACGCGCAATACCATTTAAGGCATGCTTGCTGGCTACATATGGACTCACGTTAGCTGTTCCACGCAAGCCTGCTACGGATGAGGTTATGATGATGCTGCCACCATCTGCCATCAGGGGTGTGATGAATTTCATTCCCAGCCATACTCCTCGGACATTCACAGCCATCACTTTATCAAACTCCTCAACCGGGTAATCCCCTATGGGTTTTACCTGTCCTTCAATGCCGGCATTATTAAAAAATACGTCTACTTTACCAAAGAGTTCTTTAGCTTTTTGTGCATATTTTTCAACCTCTTCAGTTTTACTCACATCTGCTGCAATGTAATATAATTTGTCACTGCCAAACTCTTCCTGGACTTTTCTTAGGTCATCTTCCATTAAATCAACAAGCAAGACTTTGGCGCCTTCACCAATAAACTTTTTTGTTGCAGCTTTACCAATGCCACCGGCACCTCCGGTAATCAATGCAATTTTGTTTTCTAATTTTCTCATAATATTTTAGTTTTTAATATTCCAATATGATAGCGTATTGAAAAAACCCTGCCAATCTTCTTTACATGCAAAAAAAGCGGCTTTGCAGCCAAACTACTCCGTAAAAAGAGCAATCATTTGTTGAAAATTAGCTACACCGGAGGATTGATTTGTAGAAATTCGTGCACATTTTATAAATGATTTGATTTAGAAATTCAAGTTGACTTCATATGGAGAGTCCAGCTTTATCAAATATTGGAAGGGATTTTTATGCTTGGGATTTTCATCAGATCCTTAAAACAATTTGAAAGCAATGTATAATTGTCCGTATGCATTTTTGCTTTCGCCCAAAAGTAAATTGGCAATATCGCTGTCGGCAAGTTTTTGAAGACCAATATTGTATCGAACCCCAGCTTGTATGTTTCCTAAGTTCAATGCCACACCAGCACCCATTCCATAATCCAGGGTTTTGAAGTTGTCTCTGCTTATTTCATCGTAACCTTCAATGCTCCCCGAATATTTTATTTCACTGTTCAGCAACAACGCCAGATAGGGCCCTGCATGAAATTCCAGTATCTCAAGGGGGCGTAAAACCAGAAGTATCGGAACCTCCAGATAGTTGAGATTAAAATTAACAGTTTGATTAATCAACCCGCCATATGTTGCTTTGGTTCCCTTGGATGAATAGAGTAATTCCGGTTGTATACCAAATGTTTCAAGATACATGATCTGGCTGAATAATCCTGCGTGAAATCCAAACCTCGCATCCTCATCATCAAGGTTGTCCCTATCAATATAAAGGTTACTCATGGTTAACCCACCTTTAATCCCGCCGCTGATTTGTTGAGTTTTTGCTGGCAGTGCGGAAGTTAACAGAATGGCTGAAAAAATAATTGTGATAGTAAATTTCTTTTTCATGATTATGGTTTTTTTTATTTTGAATAGTTCTGGATATGCAATTTGCAAGGGATGCCTTTCATTTTTAGGCAATGATGCAAATAACAGAATACAATATTTAGTTTTCAAATTCGATGCCATAGATCGTAATATCTTTTTTCCCGATCATTTTCTTGTTCATAAAGTTTTGACGATGAAGTAAATGCTTTGCTTTAAAATGCTAACAAAACACAATGGCATCGACTTCTACGATGTCTTCCGGTTTCTCAGCCAGGTATATAAGAACTTTCCTGAAACAACCAGAATGAAGGAGATGGTTATAAATGTTGTTTGTGGAATTTTATACACGATAAAATTCATTCTTTTCAAAAAAAACAATTTTCTCAATTCCTGCTTACTCCTCCTTATTGCAATTGATTGTCAGCATATTCAGGTGTTGTTACATCATTGAAAGAAATCCATGGCATGTTTTTTACACCTAAACAATAAAATATAATTTCAAAAACAGGATGGAAAAAGAAGATTATTTCGAAATCGAGAATCCCTAAGTCTCGATTCATTGGAATACCAACTCCGAATAGCAAGGCGCGTGTCCGCGATTTGTTCTTATTGCTTCAGCCTAGAGCCCAGGAGTTTGGCATCAGTTCGCCCTGCCCGGGTAATACACCCAATGAAATCAAGGTAAAGAAATCCTCAAAATCCGATATTAAGTTTTTACTACATGAATGATTTACATCCGTATGCCGCTAAAATCGATGACATATGCGCTTCACTGGAAA is a genomic window containing:
- a CDS encoding SDR family oxidoreductase; protein product: MRKLENKIALITGGAGGIGKAATKKFIGEGAKVLLVDLMEDDLRKVQEEFGSDKLYYIAADVSKTEEVEKYAQKAKELFGKVDVFFNNAGIEGQVKPIGDYPVEEFDKVMAVNVRGVWLGMKFITPLMADGGSIIITSSVAGLRGTANVSPYVASKHALNGIARSLALELAGRNIRVNAINPSPVDNRMMRSLEKGFSPDDAENAKSQFEQMIPLGRYAENEDIANLVLFLASEESNFITGAIHSIDGGMTAK
- a CDS encoding heme-binding protein — translated: MKAFLIITIGVAMVVIASQVRTARGAGRTEQYPYSVIREYKGFEIRQYEPAIFARTRVATEGYRSGSNAAFRTLASYIFGGNDRNESIAMTSPVAMRQGEGLEMEFMMPSKYTLESLPEPNRSGIEFIEKPGVVMAAISFSGWASDGKIAEMTQRLRYMLDSEGISHTDNFIYLGYNPPYQLINRLNEVVVEVMVD
- a CDS encoding aspartate/glutamate racemase family protein, with protein sequence MIEIVMKTIGLIGGMSWESSLEYYRLINEKTKELLGGFHSSQCLMYSVDFAEIVELQHAGQWEALDDIMVYAAKKLEDAGADLLVLCTNTMHLCSPAIKAHTSIPFLHIAEATGEAIVSQGIRKVALLGTKFTMEKDFYKATLQDQFGIETLIPNEEERDQVHQVIYGELVKGKILDKSRETFKTIIGRLQREGARGVILGCTEIPLLISNTDVDIPVFDTTRIHAEKAVEMAIRGER
- a CDS encoding porin family protein; translation: MKKKFTITIIFSAILLTSALPAKTQQISGGIKGGLTMSNLYIDRDNLDDEDARFGFHAGLFSQIMYLETFGIQPELLYSSKGTKATYGGLINQTVNFNLNYLEVPILLVLRPLEILEFHAGPYLALLLNSEIKYSGSIEGYDEISRDNFKTLDYGMGAGVALNLGNIQAGVRYNIGLQKLADSDIANLLLGESKNAYGQLYIAFKLF